TGTATTCCATTAGCTACGGCTAGAACCATTGATCGCAAGGGTCACCAAACCTAACACACAAGGCTTAATAGTGTGTAAACATCCACTAAAGATGATGTTAAGGTAACGAATGGCTAAAGTTTAAAGTTGAGGAAAGaactgttttattttctttaatgctCTAAGATAAAAGTTCTATGTATGTTAAAGGTAAGTTTTCTTAAGAATGTGAATGTtaaatgaaaaccttatgtttatattatgtttattgCATGATACAGTTTTttctgagtattcaactcattttaatttttttaaaaatgtttttccaCCCTAAGTGAGGAAGATTTTGAGGATATTGCAGGTGAGGATGCTATCAAGGAGGGTAGGCCTGCAACTCGACCAGTTCGAACTAGATTTGGGCCCAATCTGAACTGATCCAATAATCAGAGATAAACAACCTGACCCGAACGATCGGTTCTCTtgggttattttttcttttaaataaattataaacaaatattaTGTAGCTGCTCTAGTCTCTAGATTTGTGTGCAAatcatctctctttatttcattttccacTTTTTCTCCTCAGATCACATCATTGTCCGAGTCTCCATCTCCTTACTTCACACCAAATACTTGAATTAATGTTGTTGCTCCCTCCGTTGTCACTGCATCATATCAGAAACTGACCTTAATAAAATCCCTTGACTATCCCAAAAGATAAAACTAGCAGCATTTACTAAACAACATAATCTTTTGGATGCTTTTTGAAAATCGAAAATGTATGAAGGTTTGTTTCTCAAAGATATTTGGTTTGGTTGGTGATGGTGGTGGGAGGTATCTTTGCTACCAATTCATCATACAATACAGAGAACACACATGAGTCACATTCTCCATTAGGCCTTTTGctttcctctttccttttctctctctctacaaaaaGGAAATGTGGGGGGAGGATGCTTTCTCCTCCACTCGTCACTCTTCCTTCCCTTATACTCTGTCTTTCCCAAAAGCTTCGTCCTTTCCCAAACTTGTCTCTCAAGCCTCCCCTCCCCTAATCCCAAATTGTGATGCACGTGAGTATAGACTAGAGTGAAAAGTGGGACACAGAGGTGGTTAGAAATGGTTGGGATATGATGTTAACGGTCATTGAAGAGGGCGTGGGTGGGAATGGGATTTACAACAGAGTTAAGATTTGTTGTGCACAAATGTGCTTGGGTTTAACGTAATTTGAGAGAAATGGCTTTGGTTGTGGTTTAACAACACAGAGAGAGAAACAATGGGGTCATTGACAAAGATGAATGGTGACGTCACAAACAACGATGAAGTCTGGGGGGCAGGGGCTAGGGTTTATACAAAGGGAAGGTTGAGGACGATGGGGATGATGACAATGACGATAAGGATTATATATGAGGTAGAGGAGAGACTGGATTCGTTGAATGGGGAGGAAGCAAATGAAGATGGATTGAGTCATCTCGTTGCGCTTGTATGTGTGATTTACTATGACTATTTCTTGTGTGTTTTAATTTGCTACCCATTGTTCTCCAATCGGGTTGCACGGTTGAACCGACGCCCATCGGGTTGAAATTGATATTTGCCTTAACCCTGGATGATGCGGATGGATCGAGTCAAATGATGCGGACATATGGGGTTCATGATTTATCTGCACAGCCCCAAAGGAGGGTAACATTAACAATGAGGCTTGAGAAAAGAGGATTTTTGACTTTATCTTTATGATTAAATGATTTATGCTTCTGCAATGCATAACACAAGTTagacaattatattttaaataattattattgaaCAAGATATTTATTTGgagagatttattttattaaaatacctagtgaaaattaatgaaaaagatCTTTTATACATTGTGCAAAGTATGTATGTTTTAAGATtagtaatatttttgttacgATATCCTTAGAATGACATGGTGAATTACTTTCATCTTTTAACAAATTTGGCTAAATGCATATGGAATAAGAGAAAAGCTATTTTACCTCCCTAAGTGTACTGCTCAAATATAtcgtttgataattttttttatttagtaattaagaaagtgattttaagtatattgatttatttttttattttttaaaaatattaaaaaattatgaatagaaaacaaaaaatttacaaaaacaatTAGCGGTAAGGCTTAAAAAGGCTCGCGGGGACCAAACTGAGAGAAAAAGTGGAGCTGCATCTGCACAACAAGTCTTCTCAATAGTTCTCTTCCCATTCCTACAGTTCTAAAATAGCTCCCTCCTCTCTCTGTTCATCTCTGAAATGTGCGCCAAACTTCATAACCACAGTCACCTGCTCCGGCTTGTAATCTCTTGCCGGAAACTAACGGCCCAAGTGACTCACCCAAGCACCGATTCCATCATCGCCATGGCCTCCTCTTCCGAGCAAGAGCTCCTCTCGCAATACCGTGCCTGGCTCAACCGCTTCCCACGCCAGAACCATCACTTCTGGGACTCCAAGGTCGCCGCTCGCATCAGCTACAAGCTAGCCCTCCGCCTTCGTGAGATTGGCTTATCCACCGTCACCATCGATCTCCATGAAGAGCTCTCCCGCCTTGTCTACCTCCGCAGGATGGTGCTCCCGCTGTTCGATTCAGTGCGGCGCGCCGAAGTCGAGGTTGATGGAGCCGACGACTTGACCTAGGTACAGGAATCAAATGATGACCGGAATGAAGATCGAGCTGCAATTTTGCTTACACATTTCGCATCAttgttttttcattatatattaaattttggcGAAAGATTATTTGATCCTAAAAAAGGAATTGAATgaataattagaaaattttaccATAAATAATTTAGTGTGTGCTCGCATTTTCAACGTCATCGAAATCTGAATTGGGTAAATTAGTCTTCCAATGGATAATAATACTTTGTGCTTACGAAATAGTATTTGAAGTGTAAAGAACGTACGTGGTTCACCACCAACCACTCGAACACCTGCAATGAATAACTTGGAGGCATTTGATATTCGGGTTAAACTTCGATACCTAAGTTAGAGAAGTagtctcaatataaaatatctcaagaaGTTCAGGGAAATATTTGTTACCTTCAAGTACTATTTATAGAGATGCATGAATGTGTCAAGGGAGTCGATAACCATCAATCCCATGTGTTTATATCTAATTATCCTTTAATGAAGGAGGAAGGGCTAACAACTCTTATTTATAGGAGTTATTCATCTCAAGATAACCGCATTCATCTATGGGCATTATCTTCTTGCGAGTAGTGTTGTTCTCTTATTGAAACTATGCTCTCGTGGGCCCTTGGGTTGTAAGTCTTGTAGGTCAAAGCAGTAGGTTGAGCCTGCCTTCCAGCCGTGGACTTGGCAGCAATACGACTCAAATATCCCCTCcaagaagtaaaagaaaaaaaataatcatacccAAGTCGAGCACCAAGGGAAATTTTTTTGTGGAAAATAGCTTCcttaatatgattatatatatatatatttatgaaaggAGGACATCACCTCCAAACTTTATTGAAACAACCCTCACTTGTAGCGGAGGAAAACCCTCACTAACAAAACCAATaaaccaaaaacacccaaaccAAAGACATCCCAAAAACCAACTTTAAGGCCTAAAGTTAGGCAAACCAAGATAATCCAACCTAAGCAAACCTCTCACATGTAGGGGTAAATTACGGTACCCATGTATATACAATTTTTCCCCTCCTCCCCCTGCCTTGCCAGAAAATCTGCTACCTTAGTCCATTCCTTAAACTGATGCGCAATCATGTATTCTAAATCATGAATGGCCCTTTTGagttcttcccaaaaatcccataagtaCCATACTGAACCATGAGAACCTCTCAGTCCCTGTACCACCCACATCGAATCACACTCAATTTCAATCCTAGATAAACCAAGCTCCTTACAGAGCAATACACCAAGAGTTAAAGAACGTAACTTGGCTTCATTATTGGTCCCATTACCAAACTTCACCGAGAATGCAGCTACCATTACTCCTCTATCATTTTGCACCACCCACCCCCCCCAGCACTACCAAGGTTATTTCTACAAGAACCATAAACTTTTAACTTAAACCACCATTCCCTTGGTCTCTTTCATGCAACTAATAGAGATTTCCGACTCCGTATATCTTGCACTGGCACTTCTAAAGCATCAAGGATGGCCTTGTCTAAATGCGATACTACTGTCACTTTATTAATATGTCCAGAAATCTGTCACAGCCAAGCTTTGATCGAACACCATAAACTCTCGACCGATTGGTAGCATCCTTCCATCTTGGCTAAACAATGCCAACTCCACAACTTCCAGGTTATTAAACAAGGCAGCAAACTGACTAACACCCCTTTTTGTGATGCCTTCTTCGCACAACGGAACCAACAACAAACCCTCATCCACCAACTACTCATCTCCAAACAATTTACTCCTAAAGCTAGAGTCACCCTTCTCCATATCTCTTGTGCAATCTCACCTGATCCGAGGACATGATCTCTATCTTCTACCTTCCCCAAAGCACAACAATTGCAGCGAGATGCCAAAGGAATACCCACAGATTGTACGCGTGTATCTACTGGGAGACAATGAAACCTCACTTTCCATATACAGACTGACACTTTTTTCGGCAAGAACTTACTCCAAATCCATTCCATTCCTTCCAACTGAGGCCCCTTCACCCGAATAAGTTCCCAAGTCGTAGTCGCCGAAAACTGTCCATCACGACTGGGATGCCAAATTAGAACATCCTTACCTTCACGTCGACCAGGTACCTCAgccattatttctctctcctgaTTACACCCAACCAAATCCTCTAGTAGCCTCATATCCCacaaattttcaatccaacaatcCTTAATCTTCAATTGTGGTGACGCAATCAAATGAGCAATTTCTGCAAGCAGACCATTAGCCATccatctatcaaaccaaaatgagacatTGCCTTCACGCACCCTAATCGACATATTTTCCATGACTTCCAGCATTACCTTTAAGATGGATTTCCACAATCTAGAATCTGCATTTTTTACTTTGGCCACCATGACATGACCcccctttcaaatattttgctCTAAAGAACCTAGCCCACAAAGACTCAGTGGACAAAAATTTCCAAGCCAACTTCATATGCATAGCTTTTTGAACTTATGTAAAACTCCTAACTCCAATCCCCCCCTCCAACACTGGTTTACAAAGTTTCACCCATGCTAACCATTTTCTCTTAGGCTTATATTGTCCCTCCCCCTAAAAGAAATTAGACAATTACTCAACACATTTTTTGGAATGTTCAAAACCGCTAGCAAATGAGTTGCCATGGTTGAAAGCACATGCTTCAGAAGTACAAGCCGACCACCTTGAGATAACAACCTCCACTTCCAGCCAGCAACCTTATTCTGAAATCTAAGCACCAAAGGCTCCAACATACGACCAGTAAGCCTACCCGCAGTAATCGGTGCTCCCAAGTACCATGTCGGTAGACTGCCTTCAACAAATCCCATGACTCTTAATAAATTAAGACGTCGAACTATATTGATCTTCTTAGAGAAAAACATGACCGATTTTTCCCGATTTACCATCTGCCCAAACCAAGTAGCATATACCTCCAAAATCTTGCTAATCCCCTTCACTGACCTTCTTTCCCcgtttgaaaaaaattagaaaattattcgCATACAATAAATGCGAAATCAGTGGAGCACCCCGTGGATGAGCAAATCTCCCAATCCCTCCTCAAAACCTCTATGTAATAGTCGGGAAAGAACCTCTTCCATTAAAATGAACAAATACGGCGATAAAGGGTCCCCTTAACGGCTGGAAAAAACCCTTATACGTGTCGTTCAACATGATAGAAAACCATGGAGACTTGATACAAATTTCCACAAGcccaaataatttttctaaaataccaAACGCAGCCAGAACATTCAGTAGAAAACTCCAGTTCACTCTATCATATGACTTGGCCATATCGATTTTCATCATCACATTACCCCAACATGATTTTTTGTTAATAGAGTGCATCATCTCTTGAGATTGATTTATGCTAATACCATCACGAGATCTCATTAACTTCATACCAAGAATTACCTATGCCTCTCAcatgtctttcatgtcaaagTGTTTAGATAAAAAGTATTTACATCAAGAATAATATCTATATTGGTATTaaagatgagaatatcatcaacgtaaagatatagcattatgcatgcaccatcaactattttagtgtataaacactcatcaaattcatttatcttgaaatgataagataaaattatttcatcaaacttttggtGTCATTATTTAGGGACTTGTTTGAAACTATAGAGAGATTTAAtaagatttcaaacttttatttcCTGTCCTAGAACTACAAACCCCTCTAGTTGATCCATGTATATCTTTTCTTCTAGATCGACATTAAGAAATGCGGTCTTTAAGTCTATTTGGTGGACCTCAAGTTTATGGATCGTTGCTAGAGCAATTAGAACACGAATTGTGGTTATTCTAATAACTAGAGAATATGAATCAAAATAATCGATACCCTCTCTTGTGTAAAGCCCTTTGCAACCAGCCTagctttaaatttatcaataataCCATCAGGTCTcagcttctttttaaaaattcactTACATCTAATGGTTTTACATCTAGGAGGAAGATCACATAAGTTCTAAGTGTCATTAGTCTTAAgagatttcatctcattatttacTGCTTCTTTCCAGAAAGCATAATCAATGAAAAgcatggcatccttgaaagTCAATAGATCTTCCTCCatataataagtataaaaaCTATGTCCAAAGacattttcctttctcacttGTTCTCCTCTTCcaagttcattttctaattcAAATGAACTCTCGTGATTAGATATAATGATAGGTTGACTATTGGTGGAAGGAAAACTTACTGTAGATAAAgatctttctaatttatttttgaaagaaatagaTCTTTAATGAATGTTTCATCCCTGGACTTTATGATGGTGTTGGGATCAATACCTTGGA
This window of the Juglans regia cultivar Chandler chromosome 12, Walnut 2.0, whole genome shotgun sequence genome carries:
- the LOC108992406 gene encoding uncharacterized protein LOC108992406, giving the protein MCAKLHNHSHLLRLVISCRKLTAQVTHPSTDSIIAMASSSEQELLSQYRAWLNRFPRQNHHFWDSKVAARISYKLALRLREIGLSTVTIDLHEELSRLVYLRRMVLPLFDSVRRAEVEVDGADDLT